TATGCAAGCTTTATCCTTGTGTGTATCTTATCTATATTGTTCTATAGACTCACTCACATCCCTTTAGAACATTATAGTTTGACATTTGCATGGATTTCATTGTTTGCATCCGAACTATGGTTTTCTTTCTATTGGATCCTAACTCAATCCGTTCGTTGGAatccaatttatcatcaaaccTTCAAAGAAAGACTCTTGCAAAGGTACatacacaataaaaaaactttttgtattgtgtatttttcttttatcacaAAAAGAAAGTGTTTTACCAACTTTTCTTTTATGTAATATGTATAGACATGGGAACGAACTTCCCATGGTTGATGTTTTCATTTGCACTGCCGATCCGGTTGCCGAGCCGCCGAGTTTAGTGATGTCAACAGTGTTATCAATGATGGCTTATGATTATCCAAAAGAGAAATTGAGTGTGTATCTTTCAGATGATGCTGGTTCAGAGCTTACATTTTATGCTTTATGTGAAGCATGCAAGTTTGCAAAGCATTGGATTCCATTTTGCAACAAGTTTGATGTTGAGCCAAGATCACCAAATGCATTTTTCTTCAAGGCTTATCATTTCTCTTCTTCCAACTTGTCTATCTCTAAGGAGTGGTCCCAAATGAAGGTGATCTATTTtggctttttctttattaaaatatgttattaaaatatttgtttgtgatgatgatatttggctttttttcattattaaaatatgttattaaaatatttgtctgTGATGGTGatatttggctttttttttctttattaaaatatgttattaaaaatatattatctagATAAAATGGTTTAGTCACAATTCTCTCTCATGTAGGTTGCAGCTCTGTTTGCAAATTAAAATATGTGAAGCCTTTTACCCAAAAATCCTGAAACTCTATATTAGTGGTGGTTGGTAAATAGGAGGAAGCATGAGGAgtgaattgaaaaaataaaattgtagatGGATAGTTGGCTTGTATATGATACACATATATGAGGATTATATACACACATCTTATGAGACTAGCACATGTAAATTGgattaattagaaaattataaatgaattaTGGTAGACAATTTCTacattaatgttattttatatatatgtcatttgaTTAATTTGAGAAGAATTTTTTGACTGTATGTAGGACATGTATGAAGCGATGATCAACAGGATTGATTTTGTTGTTACACAAGGGAAGGTTCCTCAAGAACTCAAACAACATCAAGGATTTTCCAAATGGACTTCAAACATGACTTCAAGAAACCATGATACCATAAttcaagtaatttttttattagatattatacataaattaaattttttgaaaagtctgctatttttattttattttattttatttttacttttatacagaTTTTAATTGATGGAAATGATGAAAAATCAATGGATGTTGAAGGAAATTTATTACCTAGAGTAATTTATATTGCAAGGGAGAAAAGACCTCAACATCATCACAACTTCAAGGCAGGCTCCATGAATGTTTTggtaatcattttttatttttgatttttgttttatctaattaagtaaaatatttttgataatttttcatttaagtaATATTAGTGTATGAGTGATAACTAACTAATCATTTGGTATATTGCTCTTATATGTTTACCATATATAGTtcatattatgtttaatttgttaGGATCATCATATCACCTTTATAATTTGTCCCTATGTTATTACTGCTACATTTTCTTTACTccaccatttatatatatacatatatatacatatattacatCTCCAAGTTAGACATTGCATGCTCCAACTTGAGAGCGTTAGATTGTATAATATGAGtagaattttatattattttgattatctaatcttttgtttgttatttatatagaaGGATtgtaatgttaaaaaaaaatatgaaatatgatATACTAATTTATGTTatggaattgtttttatttttatccattttaatattttatatgtattttaaattttaacataattctcaaaaattaattattttaatttttatttaatttgtagtTAAGAGTATCATCACAGATAAGCAATGGCCCAATAATACTGAATGTGGATTGTGACATGTACTCAAACAACTCACAATCAATCAAAGATGCATTGTGCTTCTTTTTTGATGAAGAGAAGGGACATGAAACTGGCTTTGTGCAATACCCTCAAAATTATGACAACATCACCAAGAATGATTTATATGATAATTCCCTCAAAGTTATCAACAAGGTGATCAAGATGTTTTAATTAGCATTTAATTAacatacatataattaaaacactctcaattaattttatgattttgtgtttgttttttttgttcattagGCAGAACATCCTGGATTGGATAGTTGGGAAGGAACACTATATATTGGGACAGGGTGTTTCCATAGAAGAGAAGCTCTTCAAGGGAGGAAATACAGCAAAGGTTACATTGAAGATTGGAAAAGAGGAGTTGATAGAAAAAGTGTGGATAGTGCTAGTGTTTTggaagaaaaagtaaaacatctTGCTAGTTGTACCTATGAGTTCAACACTTTATGGGGCAAAGAGGTATCTCTCATCACCCcctcttctattatgtttttaagGGTTGAAGTATATTTTTGGTGTTTAGAATTTGTCATATTatgtgtttaatttaattttatttttttggtgagaagtaaaataaaaaaaaaaaagagatgaggATAGAAACTAATGGTTATGTTAATCACACAGTAATTATATAATGATGTAAAATAAATCTCATGGCATGCAGATTGGTTTGAGGTATGGGTGTGCAGTGGAGGATATTTTAACAGGGTTGGCCATGCACTACAATGGATGGAAGTCCAAATTCTTAGACCCTGAAAGAAAAGCCTTTTTAGGAGTAGGTCCCACAACATTGGAACAAACTCTAATCCAATTCAAGAGATGGAGTGAAGGCAACTTTCAGATACTCCTGTCAAAGAACAGTCCTCTTTTATTTGGTTACCAAAAAATCAAGTTTGGTGCTTGCATGGGCTACTCCATCTATGGCCTTTGGGCTGTTAACTCATTCCCAACTCTTACATACCTTCTTATACCTCCTCTTTTACTTCTCAATGGCATCTCCTTATTCCCAAAGGTATGTCTCTATATTAATAATCAATATAATCTAGCTTGCAAATATATATGATCATCAATGTCTAACTTGTTCTTAAAATGTATCATAATTTAGGTATCATCTCCATGGTTCATACCATTTGTTCTTGTGTTCATTGCTAAGCATGCATATAGCTTAATTGAGTCACTATACTCTGGTAATAGCTTCAAAGGGTGGTGGAATGCACAAAGGATGTGGGTCATGAGAAGAATAACATCATTCCTCTATGCCTTAATTGACAACATCTTGAAGCTCTTTGGTGCATCTAAATTAGCATTCACCATCACAGCCAAGGTCAGTGATGAAGATTCCTCGAAACGGTATGATCAAGAAGTCATGGACTTTGGCTCGGCCTCATTGATGTTTATGATCATCGGCACTGTTGCATTGATCAATGGTTTCTGCTTTTTTGGTGTAGTCTTGAGAATGATACTGACTGAAGGTTATGTTGATGGTGCATTGTTGATTCAAGTGGTGCTTTGTGGATTAATAGTGGCAATCAATGTGCCAATCTATGAAGGGCTTTTCTTACGTAAAGATAAGGGTCGCATGCCGTACTCTGTCACCTTTGTTTCACTTGGAATTTCAATGCTTGTTTGCATGCTTAGCATGCATGGTTTAAGCATTGCATGATTAGAAGTTAGCTGGCATCTTGCCATTGTATAACATTAGAGGATTGTAAAGTGTAATGGCACATATAAAGTAGTTCATGTGATTACATTCACTCTCAGAGCATGTTAGTTTTCTttgtgcttatatatatatatatatatatatatatatatatatatgatttgaatGGACCCCAATCACCTCTTGCTTTATTGACACCGAATCTTCTGtataatgtttatatttttgccAATGTGACGTGTTCGAATCTAGGTTGAGATATTAACTCTTCTTCTATATATCTTTTAACCaggtttattcatatttatcaaaaaggcaaaaaaatgGGGACGAATTGCCGTTACCGAATTCAAATattcaatttcatttatttattttattgaatacaAGCTCCATGCAACCCATGTGACCAACCCGGAACTTTAAAATAAAGCACAAATTGACCCTTAAATTTAGACAGATCTATTGATTATGACCTTCTTGGTTGATGTACCTTATGAAATGATATGTATCaaacacattaattaattgCCAAGATAGCTTAAAGagtcaaaacaaataaatttgtcaGATTTATGTGTTAAAATGAATATATGGCTTTCAACCATAAATTTATAAGATAACTGACAAATTAAAGAATTAACAGCAAATGAATTCATTAGTGAAATCCATTACTCCATCCTTCTTAAGTTAC
This portion of the Dioscorea cayenensis subsp. rotundata cultivar TDr96_F1 chromosome 3, TDr96_F1_v2_PseudoChromosome.rev07_lg8_w22 25.fasta, whole genome shotgun sequence genome encodes:
- the LOC120257125 gene encoding cellulose synthase-like protein E6 isoform X1, with amino-acid sequence MSTSSSSLFKTNGAKGRSLYKLYASFILVCILSILFYRLTHIPLEHYSLTFAWISLFASELWFSFYWILTQSVRWNPIYHQTFKERLLQRHGNELPMVDVFICTADPVAEPPSLVMSTVLSMMAYDYPKEKLSVYLSDDAGSELTFYALCEACKFAKHWIPFCNKFDVEPRSPNAFFFKAYHFSSSNLSISKEWSQMKDMYEAMINRIDFVVTQGKVPQELKQHQGFSKWTSNMTSRNHDTIIQILIDGNDEKSMDVEGNLLPRVIYIAREKRPQHHHNFKAGSMNVLLRVSSQISNGPIILNVDCDMYSNNSQSIKDALCFFFDEEKGHETGFVQYPQNYDNITKNDLYDNSLKVINKAEHPGLDSWEGTLYIGTGCFHRREALQGRKYSKGYIEDWKRGVDRKSVDSASVLEEKVKHLASCTYEFNTLWGKEIGLRYGCAVEDILTGLAMHYNGWKSKFLDPERKAFLGVGPTTLEQTLIQFKRWSEGNFQILLSKNSPLLFGYQKIKFGACMGYSIYGLWAVNSFPTLTYLLIPPLLLLNGISLFPKVSSPWFIPFVLVFIAKHAYSLIESLYSGNSFKGWWNAQRMWVMRRITSFLYALIDNILKLFGASKLAFTITAKVSDEDSSKRYDQEVMDFGSASLMFMIIGTVALINGFCFFGVVLRMILTEGYVDGALLIQVVLCGLIVAINVPIYEGLFLRKDKGRMPYSVTFVSLGISMLVCMLSMHGLSIA
- the LOC120257125 gene encoding cellulose synthase-like protein E6 isoform X2, which codes for MSTSSSSLFKTNGAKGRSLYKLYASFILVCILSILFYRLTHIPLEHYSLTFAWISLFASELWFSFYWILTQSVRWNPIYHQTFKERLLQRHGNELPMVDVFICTADPVAEPPSLVMSTVLSMMAYDYPKEKLSVYLSDDAGSELTFYALCEACKFAKHWIPFCNKFDVEPRSPNAFFFKAYHFSSSNLSISKEWSQMKDMYEAMINRIDFVVTQGKVPQELKQHQGFSKWTSNMTSRNHDTIIQILIDGNDEKSMDVEGNLLPRVIYIAREKRPQHHHNFKAGSMNVLLRVSSQISNGPIILNVDCDMYSNNSQSIKDALCFFFDEEKGHETGFVQYPQNYDNITKNDLYDNSLKVINKAEHPGLDSWEGTLYIGTGCFHRREALQGRKYSKGYIEDWKRGVDRKSVDSASVLEEKVKHLASCTYEFNTLWGKEIGLRYGCAVEDILTGLAMHYNGWKSKFLDPERKAFLGVGPTTLEQTLIQFKRWSEGNFQILLSKNSPLLFGYQKIKFGACMGYSIYGLWAVNSFPTLTYLLIPPLLLLNGISLFPKVSSPWFIPFVLVFIAKHAYSLIESLYSGNSFKGWWNAQRMWVMRRITSFLYALIDNILKLFGASKLAFTITAKVSDEDSSKRLENDTD
- the LOC120257125 gene encoding cellulose synthase-like protein E6 isoform X3; this encodes MSTSSSSLFKTNGAKGRSLYKLYASFILVCILSILFYRLTHIPLEHYSLTFAWISLFASELWFSFYWILTQSVRWNPIYHQTFKERLLQRHGNELPMVDVFICTADPVAEPPSLVMSTVLSMMAYDYPKEKLSVYLSDDAGSELTFYALCEACKFAKHWIPFCNKFDVEPRSPNAFFFKAYHFSSSNLSISKEWSQMKDMYEAMINRIDFVVTQGKVPQELKQHQGFSKWTSNMTSRNHDTIIQILIDGNDEKSMDVEGNLLPRVIYIAREKRPQHHHNFKAGSMNVLLRVSSQISNGPIILNVDCDMYSNNSQSIKDALCFFFDEEKGHETGFVQYPQNYDNITKNDLYDNSLKVINKAEHPGLDSWEGTLYIGTGCFHRREALQGRKYSKGYIEDWKRGVDRKSVDSASVLEEKVKHLASCTYEFNTLWGKEIGLRYGCAVEDILTGLAMHYNGWKSKFLDPERKAFLGVGPTTLEQTLIQFKRWSEGNFQILLSKNSPLLFGYQKIKFGACMGYSIYGLWAVNSFPTLTYLLIPPLLLLNGISLFPKLQRVVECTKDVGHEKNNIIPLCLN